CGTCACCAGCAGCAGCGAGTAGTCGATCGCGACGCCGAGCCCGATCAGCGCCACCACGAACTGCACCATGAAGTTGACCTCGGTGACCCCGGTGATCCCGTACACCGCCAGGAACGACGTGAGGATCGACACCACGGCGACCCCCAGCGGCACCAAGGCCAGCGGCGAACCGAACACGAAGGCCAGCACCACCAGGGCGCCCACCCCGCCGATCACCGTCTCCACCAGCACGCTGGGGCCCTCGCTCCCGGCGCCCTCCTCCAACGCGTCCATGCCGGTCACCCGCAGCGTCGAGCCCGGCGGCAGCTCGGCGCGCATCGCCTCGGTGAGCGGCGCCGTCACGTCGGGGGCCTCCTCGGCGTCCCCGCCCGCCGCCGCACGGGGGAAGACGAGCCCGAACGTCGTCCGCCCGTCCTCGCCCACGAAGCGTCGATCGGCGGTGTCCGCGTACGAGGCGGCGAGGCCGTCGACCCGTTCGGCCCCCGCCTCGAACGCCCGTGCCAGCGCCCGTCGTACGGCCGGGTCGTCCACGCGCGCGCCGGAGGGCAGGGTGACCACGGGGACCAGCGGTTTGTCCTCGCCGCCCGTGCCGTACAGCCGCGCGATGGCGGTGTTGGCGTCGCGGGCCGGCGACCCCGGGGGAGAGAAGTCCTCGGTGAGCCGGTCGGTGACCTGGGTGACGGCCACGGCCCCCGCGAGCGTGGCCGTCAGCCAGAGCAGGCCGATCAGCAGTTTGTGCCGCAGCACGAATCGGGAGAATGCGTCCATGGGAGGCAAGTGCAGCGGCGTCGCCTGCGGACGGTCTGTGCGAACCCTGTGACCCTCCTGCGAGATCCGGCGTTCACAGCGAACTCACAGGAAACCCTCAGACCCGTCACAGGTCCGACCCGCGACACTGGTTCCGTGACAGCGCAGCCGACCCGCATCCTCGTCGTGGACGACGAGCCCTATCTCGCCGACCTCGTGGCCACCGCCCTGCGGTACGAGGGGTTCGCGACGGCGGTGGCCGGGTCGGGCGCGCAGGCGCTCACGGAGGTCGCCGCCTTCCGCCCCGACCTGATCGTGCTGGACGTGATGCTCCCCGACGGGTCCGGCCTGGACGCCTGCGCCCGGCTTCGCCGCGACGGCTGCCGCGCGCCGGTCGTCTTCCTCACCGCCCGCGACGCCACCGAGGACAAGATCAAGGGCCTGACGGTGGGCGGCGACGACTACGTCACCAAGCCGTTCAGCCTGGAGGAGCTGATCGCCCGGATCCGGGCGGTGCTGCGGCGCGGCCACCCGGTCGCCGCCGCCCCCGACCGGCTCGCCTTCGGCGGCCTGGAGATCGACGAGGACACCTACGAGGTCCGCCGGGACGGCGCGCTGGTCGACCTGACGCCCACCGAGTTCAAGCTGCTGCGCTACCTGATGCTCAACGCCGGACGGGTGCTGTCCAAGCGCCAGATCCTCGACCACGTCTGGCAGTACGACTTCGGCGGCGGCGACGGCGTCGTCCAGACCTACATCAGCTATCTGCGGCGCAAGGTCGACTCCTCCGGGCCCCGGCTGATCCACACGGTGCCCCGCGTCGGCTACGTGCTGCGGCTGCCGAGGGGGTCCTGATGGCTCTGAGACGGCCCGTCTCGCTGCGGGCCCGGCTGCCGGTCATGGTGCTCGCCCTGCTCGCCCTGGGGCTCACGGTGGCCGCCGGTGGCACTCTCGCCGCCCTGCTGGACGAGCAGGTCGACCGGCACGACCGACTGATGGCGTCCGTCGGGCGGGCGGCGCAGGACCCGCAGATCCTGGATCTGTTGGCCACCGACCCGGCCGCCGCCCGGCTCTGGCTGGCCGGCACGAGCGGCGGCGGGCTGCCCACCTTCTTCCAACTGCGGGGCCCCGACGGGCTGGTGCGGCGCACCGTGTCGCTCGGCGCGTCGCCCGCCCTGCCCGGCGTGCTCCCCGCCGCGCTGTCGCCCCGCCCGGCGTCCGCCGCCGACCCGGAGGGCGAGATCTTCGGCCGTTGGCCCCTCGACTCGGGAGGCCCGCCGTGGGGCGACTCCGGCTGGCGGATCCGCACGGCGAACCTCCCGGACGGCCGGGGCGTCCTGGTGACCGGGATGTGGACCACCGAGTCCGACGAGCTGGCGGGCCGCGTCATCGGCGTCGAGACGTCCGTGACCCTGGGGACGCTCGGGTGCATCGGCCTGCTCGCCCTGCGGGCCGTGCGCCGCGGGCTGCGCCCCCTGGAGGAGATGGCCGTCACCGCCGCCGCCATCGGCGACGGCGACCTCACCCGCCGCATCGGCCCGGCCGACCCGCGCTCCGAGGTCGGCCGACTCGGCGCGGCGCTGAACGCCATGCTCGGCCAGATCGAGTCCGCCTTCCGAGAACGCGAGACCTCCGAGGCCCGGCTCCGCAGGTTCGTCGCCGACGCCTCCCATGAGCTGCGCACCCCCGTCGCCACCATCCGCGGCTACGCCGAGCTGTTCCGCCGCGGCGCCGCCGACCGCCCCGAGGACCTCGCCAAGGCGATGCACCGCATCGAGTCCGAGGCCGAACGCATGGGAGCGCTGGTCGACGAGCTGCTGCTCCTGGCCCGTCTGGACCAGGGCCGCCCCCTGGAGCGCTCTCCGGTCGACCTCGCCGAACTGGCCGCCGACGCCGTCGCCGATGCCCGCGCCGTGGAGCCCACCCGCCCCCTCACCCTCGACACCGCCGGCCCGGTCCCCGTCAACGGCGACGCCGCGCGCCTTCGCCAGCTCCTGGGCAACCTGCTGGCCAACGTCCGCGGCCACACCCCGCCCGACACGCCCGCGACCGTCCGGGTCACCACCGACGGCGACCGGGCCGTCCTGGAGGTGACCGACACCGGCCCCGGCCTGCCCGCCGGCCAACGCGAACGCGTCTTCGAACGCTTCTACCGTGCCGATCCCTCCCGCTCCCGCGACCACGGCGGCGCCGGCCTGGGCCTGTCCATCGTCGCCGCCGTCGCCGAGGCCCACCAGGGCCGCGCCACCGCCCGCCCCGGCCCCGCCGGCGGAGCCTCCTTCGTGGTCACCCTGCCCCTGCACACCCCCGCCTCGCCCGCCGCCCACGACGACGTTCCCGGCGTCCCGTGAAGGCCCCCGCGGGCCGCGGCGCCGTTCCTACGGGAGGGCGGCGGGGCGTTCGCCGGAGATCGTGGAAACGCTCACCGAGCGTGACGGAGATGTGGCAGGGTTCGATTCGGGCCTGGCCGGAGGGCGGTGCCGTGTACGCCGTGCCTGGTGGGGGAGGAGGGGAGTGGGTTTCCGGAGGGATGGGGGTGCACCCATGGCCCGGCCATCGCGATCAACGCGGTACGGTCTTGGTGACGCTCATCGTCCGTCGCCGGGCGCAGGTCGTCCCGCGCGGCGGCGTGGACCTGCGATCATTGACGAAGTAGCTTGGGGATCCGGCTCCCCCGTCTCGGTTGACCCTCCGGGTTCGCCCGGCATAGGTTGCGGCAACCGTCGTCATGACGGGAGTGGGAGTCGGAAGAGCAGCGCGGGTCGTCGCGCTCGCGCGAGCGGGTGCGCCGGATAACGCCGAAGGTAGGAGGCCGAGCCGATCGATGCCGAGCGTCTACTGCACGCAGTGCGGTCACGCCAATCCGGATGATGCCCGCTTCTGCTCCCACTGTGGAACACCGCTCACCCGGAGCGTTCCGCCTCCCATGCCTCCGCGGGAGTCGCCCGGCGAGTCGACCTCGACGATCTCGATCAGCGGAATCGAGTCCTTCGAACCCGACGCCCAGCCCGCCGACGAGCTCGGCGTCGACCACCTCGCCGTGGAGGCGCTGCCGCCCGGCACCGCCCTGCTGGTGGTCAAGCGCGGCCCCAACGCGGGCAGTCGGTTCCTGCTCGACAAGGACCGCACCTCCGCCGGCCGGCACCCCGAGAGCGACATCTTCCTCGACGACGTGACGGTCTCCCGCAGGCACGCCGAGTTCGCCCGGCACGGCGCCGGGTTCTCGGTGCGCGACGTGGGCAGCCTGAACGGCACGTACGTCAACCGTCAGCGGATCGACCAGGCCGGGCTGTCCGGCGGGGACGAGGTCCAGATCGGCAAGTTCCGGCTGGTCTTCCTCACCAACCCGCAGCACGGCCACGGCTGAGGCGCGCGGCGGACGACCGGTGGCGGTGTGAACGATCCGGAGGCGCGCGAGGCGCGCGGGGCGCGCCGGACCGACGGGCGTGCGGGCCCGCGCACGGGGCGGACGGCGGCGCGGCCGCCGTTCGCGGCGCCGGGCGGGCGGGCCGGATGAGCGGCGCCGAGCCCGCCCGGGGATCGATGACGATCGGGGACGCGCTCGGCCGACTGCGGGCCGACTTCCCCGACGTCACCGTCTCCAAGATCAGGTTCCTGGAGGCGGAGGGCCTGATCGAGCCGCAGCGCACGCCCTCCGGCTACCGCAAGTTCACACAGGCCGACGTGGACCGGCTCCGGTTCATCCTGGCCGCGCAGCGCGACCACTACCTGCCGCTGCGGGTGATCAAGGACTATCTGCGGGCGCGGGACCGCGGCGAGACGGCGCCCCCGCCCTGGGCCGCCGAGGACCGGCCGGGGCGCGGCCCACGCCGGCTGGTGGCCGCCGAGAGCACCGCCGAGCCGGCGATGGGCGGGCCCGGCCCCGAGGTCCGGCTGACCCGTCGCCAGTTGCTGGACGGCGCCGCCATCGACGAGGAACTGCTCGTCCGCCTGGAGGAGGCGGGACTGGTCCGACGCGTCGGCCGGCACTACGACGGGGACGCGCTGGTCGTCGCCCGCGCCGCCGCCGCACTGGGCGACTTCGGCCTGGAGGTCCGGCACCTGCGCGCGGTCAAGGCGGCCGCCGACCGCCAGTTGGGGCTCATCGAGCAGGTGGTGGCTCCGCTGCTGCGACGGCGCGGCCCGGGCGCCCACGAGGAGGCCGAGCGGACCGCCCACCGGATCGCCGAGCTGTCGCTGCGGCTGCACGCGGCCCTGCTGGCCACCGGCCTGCGCGAGACCCTGGATCCGTGATCGCCGGCGGGACCGGTGCGGCCGGCGGGGGGAACGGCCCGATCAGAGGGTGTACGTTGGCATACAGGGTCCGTCAGGAGTCGATCTAGAGAGCCGAGAAGCAGCAGGGAGCCGCTGTGAAGCAGATGGAGGTCGTCGGCGTCCGGGTCGAGATGCCCTCCAACCAGCCGATCGTCCTGTTGAAGGAGACGGCCGGGGAGCGGTACCTGCCCATCTGGATCGGCGCCGTGGAGGCCACCGCGATCGCCTTCGCCCAGCAGGGCGTGCTGCCCGCGCGTCCGCTGACGCACGACCTGTTCCGGGACGTGCTCGAGGCGTTGAGCGTCCAACTGCGCACCGTCAACATCACCGCCCTGCGCGAGGGCATCTTCTTCGCCGACCTGGTCTTCTCCAACGGGGTGGAGGTCAGCGCCCGGCCCTCGGACTCGATCGCGCTGGCCCTGCGCACCGGGGCCACCATCTTCGCCAGCGAGGACGTGCTGGAGGAGGCCGGTGTGGCGATCCCGGACGAGCAGGAGGACGAGGTGGAGAAGTTCCGCGAGTTCCTCAACACCATCTCGCCGGAGGACTTCGGCCGCGCCGGCTCCTGAGACCGCGGCCCCCGCGGATGCAAGATCATGCCCCCGCCCGAGTGACCTTGCATCCCGGCCCGCGCCGGCCGTTGATTACGCTGAGGATCGGGGTAAGGGAACGAAGAGGGCGTGAGCGCGCAGTTTGCCCACGTGAAACCGGTTCATCCGGGCATGCGACGCGCCGACGTCGAACGTTGACCACACCCTGACCGGCACCTACCGTGCTGGTGGAACACCCGTGGTGTAATTCGTCAAACCCCCTTGACGAAGCGGCACGGGCTGATAGAAGCCGGAGGTCCGCGTGGCGGTGAGCAGCGGCGAGGGCAAGGCGCACTCTGAGCACCCTGACAGGCACGTCGCCTCACAGCGTGCCGGAGAGCAGGGGCTCCTGTTCGACACGCAGGTGTCGGCGCCGCCCGAGAACGTCGGTTACCGCGGCCCCACGGCGTGCTCGGCGGCCGGGATCACCTACCGCCAGCTCGACTACTGGGCCCGCACCCAACTGGTGGAGCCCAGCGTCCGGGCGGCGCACGGCTCGGGCAGTCAACGGCTGTACGGTTTCCGCGACATCCTGGTGCTGAAGGTGGTCAAACGGCTGCTGGACACCGGGGTCTCGCTCCAGCAGATCCGCACCGCGGTCACCCATCTGCGCGACCGCGGGGTGCACGACCTGGCCCAGATCACGCTGATGAGCGACGGGGTCAGCGTCTACGAGTGCACCTCGGCCGACGAGGTGGTCGACCTGCTGGCCGGCGGCCAGGGCGTCTTCGGCATCGCGCTCGGCCGCGTCTGGCAGGAGGTGGAGGGCAGCCTCGCCGAGCTGCCGGCCGAACGGGCCGTCCACGACGACGACGGCGACGACTCCCACCCCCACGACGAACTCGCCCGCCGCAGGGTCCGCCGCAGCGGCTGACCGACCCCCCTGTCGCACCGCCGCGACGACACCCCGGCCGTACGCCCCGTACAGACCGTACGAACCCGCAGGACGGTACCCCCGAAAGACCCCCATACTCCGCGAACGATCATATAGGTGCGGAGGTTCCCTCTCGAGCACCTCGTCCGTCTCGGAGCCCTCAGACGACCGTAGGGGCCCTCGGCGACCTCAGATCGCCTCCTTGCGCTGCAGATAGGTGAAGGCCGCCCAGCCCGGCAACACCGGCAGCCAGAAGGTCAGCAGCCGGAACAGCACCACCGCCGACGTCGCGGTCTCCTTCGGCAGCCCCGAGATCGTCAGCCCGAACGCCAGCGCGCCCTCCACGGCGCCCAGCCCGCCCGGCGTCGGCGCGGCCGAGCCCACCGCGTTGGCGGTGAGGAAG
The DNA window shown above is from Thermomonospora umbrina and carries:
- a CDS encoding bifunctional nuclease family protein, coding for MKQMEVVGVRVEMPSNQPIVLLKETAGERYLPIWIGAVEATAIAFAQQGVLPARPLTHDLFRDVLEALSVQLRTVNITALREGIFFADLVFSNGVEVSARPSDSIALALRTGATIFASEDVLEEAGVAIPDEQEDEVEKFREFLNTISPEDFGRAGS
- a CDS encoding sensor histidine kinase is translated as MALRRPVSLRARLPVMVLALLALGLTVAAGGTLAALLDEQVDRHDRLMASVGRAAQDPQILDLLATDPAAARLWLAGTSGGGLPTFFQLRGPDGLVRRTVSLGASPALPGVLPAALSPRPASAADPEGEIFGRWPLDSGGPPWGDSGWRIRTANLPDGRGVLVTGMWTTESDELAGRVIGVETSVTLGTLGCIGLLALRAVRRGLRPLEEMAVTAAAIGDGDLTRRIGPADPRSEVGRLGAALNAMLGQIESAFRERETSEARLRRFVADASHELRTPVATIRGYAELFRRGAADRPEDLAKAMHRIESEAERMGALVDELLLLARLDQGRPLERSPVDLAELAADAVADARAVEPTRPLTLDTAGPVPVNGDAARLRQLLGNLLANVRGHTPPDTPATVRVTTDGDRAVLEVTDTGPGLPAGQRERVFERFYRADPSRSRDHGGAGLGLSIVAAVAEAHQGRATARPGPAGGASFVVTLPLHTPASPAAHDDVPGVP
- a CDS encoding response regulator transcription factor; the protein is MTAQPTRILVVDDEPYLADLVATALRYEGFATAVAGSGAQALTEVAAFRPDLIVLDVMLPDGSGLDACARLRRDGCRAPVVFLTARDATEDKIKGLTVGGDDYVTKPFSLEELIARIRAVLRRGHPVAAAPDRLAFGGLEIDEDTYEVRRDGALVDLTPTEFKLLRYLMLNAGRVLSKRQILDHVWQYDFGGGDGVVQTYISYLRRKVDSSGPRLIHTVPRVGYVLRLPRGS
- a CDS encoding MerR family transcriptional regulator; this translates as MAVSSGEGKAHSEHPDRHVASQRAGEQGLLFDTQVSAPPENVGYRGPTACSAAGITYRQLDYWARTQLVEPSVRAAHGSGSQRLYGFRDILVLKVVKRLLDTGVSLQQIRTAVTHLRDRGVHDLAQITLMSDGVSVYECTSADEVVDLLAGGQGVFGIALGRVWQEVEGSLAELPAERAVHDDDGDDSHPHDELARRRVRRSG
- a CDS encoding FHA domain-containing protein, with product MPSVYCTQCGHANPDDARFCSHCGTPLTRSVPPPMPPRESPGESTSTISISGIESFEPDAQPADELGVDHLAVEALPPGTALLVVKRGPNAGSRFLLDKDRTSAGRHPESDIFLDDVTVSRRHAEFARHGAGFSVRDVGSLNGTYVNRQRIDQAGLSGGDEVQIGKFRLVFLTNPQHGHG
- a CDS encoding MerR family transcriptional regulator, translating into MTIGDALGRLRADFPDVTVSKIRFLEAEGLIEPQRTPSGYRKFTQADVDRLRFILAAQRDHYLPLRVIKDYLRARDRGETAPPPWAAEDRPGRGPRRLVAAESTAEPAMGGPGPEVRLTRRQLLDGAAIDEELLVRLEEAGLVRRVGRHYDGDALVVARAAAALGDFGLEVRHLRAVKAAADRQLGLIEQVVAPLLRRRGPGAHEEAERTAHRIAELSLRLHAALLATGLRETLDP